One Falco peregrinus isolate bFalPer1 chromosome 6, bFalPer1.pri, whole genome shotgun sequence DNA segment encodes these proteins:
- the LOC101918856 gene encoding T-cell surface glycoprotein CD4, with the protein METLGTVVGSVLAVLAVLVLHLGLVPVMAQQNELQVGVAGQTVTLSCRGIPHDTGVTWRYYRLVVRQFKSNHLRGKATMTDRSEISSTSKHLKVWDLKLSDAGIYTCDSGSRTVSISLHVFQLTISLDGHFLPKEVPELILMQNSSHPLPHLSITLFDSNNHTVTPQLQNKTPQKYILMLKQLKATDNGTWTCHVHSDSPLIDHNITFDVKVLGFQNPDLERKYAAVDSTVTLSWRLNFQKVKWQEGFTGQLSWKQKESATAHELLDFNITARGEQHETKKSSPLRFEIPESKPQSAIEVKIPKVHFSHSGQYWCRLAYSRRYTQSQIELLVMKVSADPAGPLPSRAEVTLTCQVSSPLPPNAHLLWERVNGTQVDVKKSKQHEVKVEVNVSAAGLWNCHLMEDNERKISLHYLVEEAPVWISYMAIGASVGGSILVFGLACLCIINGISWQRRRQRAKRMARARQYLLENKTCQCQHQLNK; encoded by the exons GTCTGGTCCCCGTCATGGCTCAGCAAAATGAACTGCAGGTCGGGGTCGCAGGACAGACGGTGACCCTGAGCTGCAGAGGCATACCTCACGACACAGGGGTGACCTGGAGGTACTACAGGCTTGTTGTAAGGCAGTTTAAAAGTAACCATTTGAGAG GCAAAGCCACCATGACGGATCGATCTGAAATCAGCTCCACCAGTAAGCACCTGAAGGTGTGGGACCTGAAGCTCTCCGATGCTGGCATCTACACCTGTGATTCTGGCTCTCGCACAGTCAGTATCTCACTGCATGTCTTTCAAC tgaCAATCTCTCTGGACGGACACTTCCTACCAAAAGAGGTCCCCGAGCtgattttaatgcaaaattcaTCCCATCCTCTACCCCACCTCAGCATCACATTGTTTGACAGTAACAATCACACCGTGACACCACAACTACAAAACAAGACCCCTCAAAAATACATACTGATGTTAAAGCAACTGAAGGCTACGGACAATGGGACTTGGACGTGTCATGTCCATTCAGACTCTCCATTGATTGATCACAACATCACCTTTGATGTGAAGGTATTAG GTTTTCAGAATCCAGATTTGGAAAGAAAGTATGCAGCTGTCGATAGCACTGTCACCTTGTCATGGCGTCTGAACTTCCAGAAGGTAAAATGGCAAGAAGGTTTCACAGGCCAGCTGAGctggaagcaaaaggaaagtgCGACTGCTCATGAGCTGCTTGATTTCAACATCACGGCACGAGGAGAGCAGCACGAGACCAAAAAAAGCAGCCCCTTGCGGTTTGAGATACCTGAAAGCAAACCTCAAAGTGCCATAGAAGTGAAAATCCCCAAAGTCCATTTCAGCCACTCTGGGCAGTACTGGTGCCGGCTGGCGTACAGCAGGAGGTACACACAGAGCCAGATAGAGCTGCTGGTGATGAAAG TCTCGGCTGACCCTGCTGGGCCGCTCCCCAGCAGGGCTGAGGTGACCCTCACCTGCCAGGTCTCCAGTCCGCTCCCACCCAATGCCCACTTGCTCTGGGAACGTGTGAATGGGACTCAGGTGGACGTCAAGAAGTCAAAGCAGCACGAAGTGAAGGTGGAGGTGAATGtcagtgctgcagggctgtggaaCTGTCACCTCATGGAAGACAACGAGAGGAAGATCAGCCTTCACTACCTCGTGG AGGAAGCTCCTGTTTGGATTAGCTATATGGCAATCGGAGCAAGCGTCGGAGGCAGCATATTGGTGTTTGGCCTTGCATGCCTGTGCATCATCAACGGCATAAGCTGGCAGCGGAGAAGG CAACGGGCAAAAAGGATGGCACGAGCAAGACAATACTTGCTGGAAAACAAGACATGTCAGTGCCAACA ccagCTGAATAAGTAG
- the GPR162 gene encoding probable G-protein coupled receptor 162, whose protein sequence is MGDSESESTLHNNSLWWLACGMLALLANSWIILSITAKQQKHKPLELLLCFLAGTHILMAAVPLTTYAVVQLRRESSDYDWNESICKVFVSTYYTLALATCFTVASLSYHRMWMVRWPVNYRLSNAKKQALHAVMGIWMVSFILSTLPSIGWHNNGERYYARGCQFIVSKIGLGFGVCFSLLLLGGIVMGLVCVGITFYQTLWAHRRRQRCRHQRPEEASSCSSSAHTTFNVPAIVVEDVRGKRRSSLDGSESAKTSLQMTNLISAIVFLYDTLTGVPILVVSFFSLRYDTAPTWMVLAVLWCSMVQTLLLPSFIWSCERYRADLRTVWEQCVAIMSEEDGDDDGVCDDYGDGRICKVRFDANGAAAVKRDSRDIKLLPMHHMLLPQDKVHYLQVPISRRMSHDETNIFSHRSAPSFLHKWSSSDDIRISPPRKPGSPGFLPPQLHDYQHRRRPPEDELTTLRQFLEGGLMPRGSSSSACFFRDEITTFIDETPQPTPACSPRHSRLLLASRRDRRLSLGSREEENTDRPRRCSLAGNEAWHLPDGEQAPRERTLEACEPQTFQDPKL, encoded by the exons ATGGGGGACTCTGAATCAGAGTCCACCTTGCACAACAACTCGCTGTGGTGGCTGGCATGTGGGATGTTAGCCCTGTTGGCAAACTCTTGGATTATCCTCAGCATCACGGCCAAACAACAGAAACACAAGCCCCTGGAGCTCCTGCTATGCTTCCTTGCTGGGACCCACATCCTTATGGCAGCAGTACCCCTCACCACGTATGCTGTGGTGCAGCTGCGGCGTGAGTCCTCTGACTACGACTGGAACGAAAGCATCTGCAAGGTCTTTGTTTCCACATACTACACCCTGGCACTGGCCACCTGCTTCACAGTGGCCTCCCTTTCCTACCACCGAATGTGGATGGTGAGATGGCCAGTCAACTACCGGCTGAGCAATGCCAAGAAGCAGGCTCTGCATGCAGTCATGGGTATCTGGATGGTATCATTCATCCTCTCCACCCTGCCCTCCATCGGCTGGCACAACAACGGCGAGCGCTACTATGCCCGTGGCTGCCAGTTCATTGTCAGCAAGATCGGGCTGGGCTTCGGTGTCTGCTTTAGCCTCCTGCTGCTTGGAGGAATCGTCATGGGCTTGGTGTGCGTGGGTATCACGTTCTACCAGACCCTGTGGGCACACAGAAGACGCCAGCGGTGCCGCCATCAGAGACCGGAGGAAGCATCATCCTGCTCTTCATCAGCACACACCACATTCAATGTGCCGGCCATTGTAGTGGAGGACGTACGAGGCAAAAGGAGGTCTTCACTGGATGGCTCTGAGTCAGCCAAGACCTCCTTGCAGATGACCAACCTCATCAGCGCTATTGTCTTCCTGTATGACACACTCACTGGGGTGCCTATCTTG GTTGTGAGCTTTTTTAGCCTGCGCTATGATACGGCCCCCACCTGGAtggtcctggctgtgctctggTGCTCCATGGTGCAGaccctgctgctcccctccttcaTCTGGTCCTGTGAGCGCTACCGAGCAGATCTCCGCACTGTCTGGGAGCAGTGTGTGGCTATCATGTCTGAGGAAGACGGAGATGATG ATGGGGTGTGCGATGATTATGGCGACGGCAGGATCTGCAAAGTAAGATTTGATGCGAATGGTGCGGCAGCTGTGAAGCGGGACTCCCGGGATATCAAGCTGCTACCCATGCACCACATGTTGTTGCCCCAGGACAAGGTGCACTATCTGCAG GTCCCTATCTCCCGGAGAATGTCACATGATGAGACTAACATCTTCTCCCACCGGTCCGCTCCATCCTTCCTACACAAGTGGTCTTCTTCTGACGATATCCGCATTTCCCCCCCCCGCAAGCCTGGAAGCCCCGGCTTCTTGCCTCCTCAGCTGCATGACTACCAGCACCGCCGGCGGCCCCCAGAAGATGAGCTGACAACCCTACGGCAGTTTTTGGAGGGGGGGCTGATGCCCCGGGGCTCCAGCTCCAGCGCCTGCTTCTTCCGAGATGAGATCACAACGTTCATTGACGAGACGCCGCAAcccaccccagcctgcagcccacggCACTCCCGTCTCTTGCTCGCATCACGCCGCGATCGCCGCCTCTCCCTcggcagcagagaggaggagaacaCCGACCGGCCACGGCGCTGCTCCTTGGCTGGCAACGAAGCCTGGCATCTGCCAGATGGAGAGCAGGCACCGCGCGAAAGGACCCTTGAGGCCTGCGAGCCACAGACCTTCCAGGATCCTAAACTATAA